The Deinococcus arcticus genome has a segment encoding these proteins:
- a CDS encoding Gfo/Idh/MocA family protein, with protein sequence MTTPFRWGILGAARIAQALIPAIRAAGGEVTALGVRDPHSARARAFAQEWNVPLVGGYADVLGSEVEAVYNPLPNDLHHPWTLAALQAGKHALTEKPLTLNAAQAQDLAAAAETAGRVLLEAFAYRFQPQVARLRQIVAEELGEVRAVRAAFGFHMANPHDFRWHAAQGGGALYDVGTYPVNLARLLLGEPQAVTAAARWTAGGPDSGVDVGLSGVLTYPGALVSLDCAFDWTEPSTQGVTVVGSRGTVSMDGVFHSHTQEAQTLRVTVGAGVREETFGPSNGYAHMVRHFMAVAAGQAPALYPPADAAAQARVLDALYASARTGRRVECPA encoded by the coding sequence ATGACCACACCATTTCGCTGGGGCATTCTGGGGGCGGCGCGCATTGCCCAGGCACTGATTCCGGCCATTCGGGCCGCGGGGGGTGAGGTCACGGCGCTGGGGGTGCGCGACCCGCACAGCGCGCGGGCGCGCGCCTTTGCCCAGGAATGGAACGTGCCGCTGGTGGGCGGCTACGCGGACGTGCTGGGTTCGGAGGTGGAAGCGGTGTATAACCCGCTGCCAAACGACCTGCACCACCCCTGGACCCTGGCCGCCCTGCAGGCAGGCAAGCACGCCCTGACCGAAAAGCCACTGACCCTGAACGCCGCCCAGGCACAGGACCTGGCCGCTGCCGCCGAAACGGCTGGCCGGGTGCTGCTGGAAGCCTTCGCCTACCGTTTTCAGCCGCAGGTGGCCCGGCTGCGCCAGATCGTGGCGGAGGAGCTGGGCGAGGTGCGGGCCGTGCGCGCGGCCTTTGGCTTTCATATGGCCAACCCGCACGACTTCCGCTGGCACGCGGCCCAGGGCGGCGGCGCGCTGTACGACGTGGGCACGTACCCGGTCAACCTTGCCCGGCTGCTGCTGGGTGAGCCGCAGGCCGTCACAGCGGCGGCCCGCTGGACGGCGGGGGGCCCGGACAGCGGCGTGGACGTGGGCCTGAGCGGGGTGCTGACCTACCCCGGCGCCCTGGTCAGCCTGGACTGCGCCTTTGACTGGACCGAGCCCAGCACCCAGGGGGTGACGGTGGTGGGTTCGCGCGGCACCGTCAGTATGGACGGCGTGTTTCACAGCCACACCCAGGAAGCGCAGACGCTGCGGGTGACGGTGGGCGCGGGGGTGCGCGAGGAAACCTTTGGGCCCAGCAACGGCTACGCCCATATGGTCCGGCACTTCATGGCGGTGGCGGCGGGGCAGGCGCCGGCACTGTACCCACCGGCCGACGCCGCCGCCCAGGCCCGCGTGCTGGACGCCCTGTACGCCTCGGCGCGCACGGGCCGCCGCGTAGAATGCCCCGCATGA
- a CDS encoding quinate 5-dehydrogenase, with product MTDPLQGWQPAPAGHKHVVSISLGNSSRNARETVTVLGQPFVIERIGTDGDAAKMAALFQALDGRVDAFGLGGADLYVIAGGKKYVFANVRKLVAHARQTPVLDGSGLKNTLERDAIAQLDGLLRWRTQKVLMVSAVDRFGMAEALSEHGADVVYGDLVFGLNLDRPLRSIGSLRRVAGLVLPLLTRLPQDWFYPTGAKQEQSVPGKGTRYYAWADVIAGDTHYAKRYAPQNLQGKTILTQTITAADREWMKARGVRRLITTTPRMGQRNFATNVLEAMFVALAGQQEALSGPQYLEYIRQVGFKPEINELS from the coding sequence ATGACCGATCCACTCCAGGGCTGGCAGCCCGCCCCCGCCGGGCACAAGCACGTGGTCAGCATCAGCCTGGGCAACAGCAGCCGCAACGCCCGCGAGACCGTGACCGTGCTGGGCCAGCCGTTCGTGATTGAGCGCATCGGCACCGACGGCGACGCGGCCAAAATGGCGGCGCTGTTTCAGGCGCTGGACGGCCGGGTGGACGCCTTCGGGCTGGGCGGAGCAGACCTGTACGTGATTGCGGGCGGCAAAAAGTACGTGTTTGCCAACGTGCGCAAGCTGGTGGCCCACGCCCGGCAGACCCCCGTGCTGGACGGCAGCGGCCTGAAAAACACCCTGGAGCGCGACGCCATTGCCCAGCTGGATGGCCTGCTCCGCTGGCGCACCCAGAAGGTGCTGATGGTGTCGGCCGTGGACCGCTTCGGCATGGCCGAGGCCCTGTCGGAGCACGGCGCCGACGTGGTGTACGGGGACCTCGTGTTTGGCCTGAATCTGGACCGGCCGCTGCGGTCTATCGGCTCGCTGCGCCGGGTGGCGGGGCTGGTGCTGCCGCTGCTGACCCGGCTGCCCCAGGACTGGTTTTACCCCACGGGCGCCAAACAGGAGCAGAGCGTGCCCGGCAAGGGCACCAGGTATTACGCCTGGGCCGATGTGATTGCCGGCGATACCCACTATGCCAAGCGCTACGCGCCGCAGAACCTGCAGGGCAAGACCATCCTCACCCAGACCATCACCGCCGCCGACCGCGAGTGGATGAAGGCACGCGGCGTGCGGCGCCTGATCACCACCACGCCGCGCATGGGGCAGCGCAACTTTGCCACCAACGTGCTGGAGGCCATGTTCGTGGCCCTGGCCGGTCAGCAAGAAGCCCTGAGCGGCCCCCAGTACCTGGAGTACATCCGGCAGGTGGGCTTTAAACCGGAGATCAATGAGTTGAGCTGA